The SAR324 cluster bacterium genome segment ACATCATCCCCGCTGTCATGAAAGGCCCAAATCGGCAGGTTTCTCAAACGCTCTACAAACGGCAAATCTATGTGTGATCCTCCTCCGCAGATAGGCATAATCGCAGCGAACTTCTCTGGATATTCAAAGGCCACCTGCCAAGTCCCATACCCTCCCATACTCAGCCCTGTTAAGTAGACTCTATTCGGATCAATTGAGTAGTTCTCCAGAAGTTCTTCAACCAGGGAAATGATGAAACTGCTGCGCCAATGGAACTCAGCAGGACATTGTGGGCTTGCCAGAACAAAAGGGAATTGCTGACCTTCTCCAGCTA includes the following:
- a CDS encoding alpha/beta hydrolase-fold protein, translated to MKLQRAFTEEINIQYLLDLPENYSSEQNWPLVIFLHGYGERGDNLEFVRKHGPPKLAGEGQQFPFVLASPQCPAEFHWRSSFIISLVEELLENYSIDPNRVYLTGLSMGGYGTWQVAFEYPEKFAAIMPICGGGSHIDLPFVERLRNLPIWAFHDSGDDV